One Azoarcus sp. DN11 DNA segment encodes these proteins:
- the folD gene encoding bifunctional methylenetetrahydrofolate dehydrogenase/methenyltetrahydrofolate cyclohydrolase FolD, with product MTARIIDGNALSARVRGELAQRAAQLTAQGVQPCLAVILVGDNPASAVYVRNKVSGCEKAGIRSLRFDFAVDVDAAQVMKKIAQLNADPAVHGILVQLPLPKQFNEAEVLEAICVDKDVDGFHAENVGRLSQGQEAFLPCTPHGVMKMLEAEKVPVQGAEAVVIGRSNIVGKPMAMLLTNAGATVTVTHSKTRDLAFHTRRADILVAAIGKPRFVTADMIKPGAVVIDVGINRLTEGPEAGKLCGDVDFASAKEVASAITPVPGGVGPMTITMLLANTVESAERALRKKG from the coding sequence ATGACGGCTCGCATCATCGACGGCAACGCGCTTTCTGCGCGCGTGCGCGGCGAACTCGCGCAACGTGCGGCGCAACTCACCGCGCAAGGCGTGCAACCCTGCCTCGCGGTGATTCTGGTGGGCGACAACCCCGCCTCCGCGGTGTACGTGCGCAACAAGGTCTCCGGCTGCGAAAAGGCCGGCATCCGCTCGCTGCGCTTTGACTTCGCGGTCGACGTCGATGCCGCCCAGGTCATGAAGAAAATCGCCCAACTCAACGCCGACCCGGCGGTGCACGGCATCCTCGTGCAGTTGCCGCTGCCGAAGCAGTTCAACGAAGCCGAAGTCCTCGAGGCGATCTGCGTCGACAAGGACGTCGACGGCTTCCACGCCGAAAACGTCGGCCGCCTGTCGCAGGGGCAGGAAGCCTTCCTGCCCTGCACGCCGCACGGCGTCATGAAGATGCTCGAAGCGGAGAAGGTGCCGGTGCAGGGCGCCGAAGCCGTCGTCATCGGCCGCTCGAACATCGTCGGCAAGCCGATGGCGATGCTGCTCACGAACGCCGGCGCGACCGTCACCGTGACCCACTCGAAGACGCGCGATCTCGCCTTCCACACCCGCCGCGCCGACATCCTCGTCGCCGCCATCGGCAAGCCGCGCTTCGTCACGGCCGACATGATCAAGCCCGGCGCCGTCGTCATCGACGTCGGCATCAACCGCCTGACCGAAGGGCCGGAGGCCGGCAAGCTCTGTGGCGACGTGGATTTCGCCTCGGCGAAGGAAGTCGCCTCCGCGATCACGCCGGTGCCCGGCGGCGTCGGCCCGATGACCATCACCATGCTGCTCGCGAACACCGTCGAGTCGGCCGAACGCGCCCTGCGCAAGAAAGGTTAA
- the purE gene encoding 5-(carboxyamino)imidazole ribonucleotide mutase gives MSDKPVVGIIMGSSSDWPTMQAAAKVLKEFGVPYEARVVSAHRTPDLMFAYADMARSRGLKAIIAGAGGAAHLPGMVAAKTTVPVLGVPVQSKALSGQDSLLSIVQMPKGIPVATFAIGEAGAANAGLFAVSLLANEDAALAKKLDEFRARQTQAVLDMTLDEV, from the coding sequence ATGAGCGACAAACCCGTCGTCGGAATCATCATGGGATCGAGCTCCGACTGGCCGACGATGCAGGCCGCGGCGAAGGTCCTGAAGGAATTCGGCGTCCCCTACGAGGCGCGCGTCGTCTCGGCGCACCGCACCCCTGACCTGATGTTCGCCTATGCGGACATGGCTCGCAGCCGCGGCCTCAAGGCGATCATCGCCGGCGCGGGCGGCGCTGCGCACCTGCCCGGCATGGTCGCGGCGAAAACCACCGTCCCCGTGCTGGGCGTACCGGTGCAGTCGAAGGCCCTGTCCGGCCAGGACTCGCTGCTTTCCATCGTGCAGATGCCCAAGGGCATCCCGGTCGCGACCTTCGCGATCGGCGAGGCCGGGGCCGCCAATGCCGGCCTCTTCGCTGTCTCGCTGCTGGCCAACGAGGATGCGGCGCTCGCGAAGAAACTCGACGAATTCCGCGCCCGCCAGACCCAGGCGGTGCTCGACATGACGCTCGACGAGGTCTGA
- a CDS encoding 5-(carboxyamino)imidazole ribonucleotide synthase, which yields MILPPATLGMLGGGQLGRFFVSAAHEMGYKVWVLDPDANSPAGLIADHHIVAAYDDYAALDELANGCAAVTTEFENVPASTLDYLAKFVPVHPSASAVAVCQNRVAEKTFLVDNDLPHGPFAVIRHDENLRDTDEALFPAVLKVARFGYDGKGQARVTNRDEALHAFREFGGESCVLEKLLKLDSEMSVVLARDEAGDVRCFPPGENSHRRGILDVTIMPARIEPVLAERAREVAQTIAERLDYVGTLGVEFFVCGGQLFVNEMAPRPHNSGHHTIDACVTSQYEQQVKALCGLPLGEPRAHSAAVMVNLLGELWYDADGNYREPDWSVLQAVPNLRVHLYAKHHARPGRKMGHFTVIGADASEVLATATQARAAIGIRNDEH from the coding sequence ATGATCCTGCCTCCCGCAACCCTGGGAATGCTCGGTGGCGGCCAACTCGGCCGCTTCTTCGTTTCTGCCGCCCACGAAATGGGCTACAAGGTCTGGGTGCTCGACCCGGATGCCAACAGCCCCGCGGGCCTGATCGCCGACCACCATATCGTCGCCGCCTACGATGACTACGCCGCGCTGGACGAACTGGCGAACGGCTGCGCGGCAGTGACGACGGAATTCGAGAACGTGCCGGCGTCGACGCTCGACTACCTCGCGAAGTTTGTCCCGGTCCATCCGTCGGCGAGCGCTGTCGCGGTGTGCCAGAACCGCGTCGCGGAAAAGACCTTCCTGGTCGACAACGATCTCCCGCACGGCCCCTTCGCGGTGATCCGCCACGACGAGAACCTGCGCGATACGGACGAAGCGCTGTTCCCGGCGGTGCTCAAGGTCGCCCGCTTCGGCTACGACGGCAAGGGACAGGCACGCGTCACCAACCGCGACGAGGCGCTCCACGCTTTCCGCGAGTTCGGCGGCGAATCCTGCGTGCTCGAGAAGCTGCTCAAGCTCGACAGCGAAATGTCGGTCGTGCTCGCGCGCGACGAGGCGGGCGACGTCCGCTGCTTCCCGCCCGGCGAGAACAGCCACCGCCGCGGCATCCTCGACGTCACGATCATGCCGGCGCGCATCGAGCCGGTGCTCGCCGAGCGCGCGCGCGAAGTGGCGCAGACGATCGCGGAGCGCCTCGACTACGTCGGCACGCTGGGTGTCGAGTTCTTCGTCTGCGGCGGCCAGCTCTTCGTCAACGAGATGGCGCCGCGCCCGCACAACAGCGGCCATCACACCATCGACGCGTGCGTCACCAGCCAGTACGAACAGCAGGTCAAGGCCCTGTGCGGCCTGCCGCTCGGCGAGCCGCGCGCCCACAGCGCTGCGGTGATGGTGAACCTGCTGGGCGAGCTGTGGTACGACGCGGATGGCAACTACCGCGAGCCGGACTGGTCCGTGCTGCAGGCCGTGCCGAACCTGCGCGTGCACCTGTACGCCAAGCACCACGCCCGCCCCGGCCGCAAGATGGGCCACTTCACCGTGATCGGCGCGGACGCGTCCGAGGTGCTTGCCACCGCGACGCAGGCGCGTGCGGCGATCGGCATCCGCAATGACGAGCACTGA
- a CDS encoding L-threonylcarbamoyladenylate synthase, with amino-acid sequence MTSTDRATMSVAADEIQRAADLLRAGELVGMPTETVYGLAADALNVEAVGRIFSAKGRPADHPLIVHLPDATHLARWARAIPKDALALAKAFWPGPLTLILKREEGVPDAVTGGQDTVGLRVPDHPVALALLRAFDSGIAAPSANRFGRISPTTAAHVREELGDKVALVLDGGPCQVGIESTILDLSRDTPVILRPGAISADDIGRVIGRVIGRRPDMRKPHAEEGAATAASDQPRVSGSLAAHYAPRTPLQLIPAARLAEESAMLAGEGSRVAVLARICADPKDARLTWRNAPSDPAGYAHELYANLRDLDACGADFIVVEVLPETLDWQAITDRLGRAAVGSGDGEDPLLERDET; translated from the coding sequence ATGACGAGCACTGATCGCGCGACGATGTCCGTCGCCGCCGACGAGATCCAGCGCGCCGCCGATCTGCTGCGCGCCGGCGAACTCGTCGGCATGCCGACCGAGACGGTGTATGGACTTGCCGCCGATGCGCTGAATGTCGAAGCGGTCGGCAGGATCTTCAGCGCCAAGGGCCGGCCGGCCGATCATCCGCTGATCGTCCATCTGCCCGACGCCACTCACCTCGCGCGCTGGGCGCGCGCCATCCCGAAGGATGCGCTCGCGCTCGCCAAGGCGTTCTGGCCCGGCCCGCTGACGCTCATCCTCAAGCGCGAGGAGGGCGTTCCCGACGCCGTCACCGGCGGGCAGGACACGGTCGGCCTGCGCGTGCCCGACCATCCCGTCGCGCTCGCGCTGCTGCGCGCGTTCGATTCGGGCATCGCCGCCCCGTCCGCAAACCGCTTCGGCCGCATCAGCCCGACCACCGCGGCCCACGTGCGCGAGGAGCTCGGCGACAAGGTCGCGCTGGTCCTCGACGGCGGCCCCTGCCAGGTCGGCATCGAATCCACCATCCTCGATCTCTCGCGCGACACGCCCGTGATCCTGCGCCCCGGCGCGATCTCCGCCGACGACATCGGCCGCGTCATCGGCCGCGTCATCGGCCGCCGGCCCGACATGCGCAAGCCGCACGCGGAGGAGGGCGCCGCCACCGCCGCGTCGGACCAGCCACGCGTCTCCGGCTCGCTCGCCGCCCACTACGCGCCGCGCACGCCGCTGCAACTGATCCCCGCCGCCCGCCTCGCCGAAGAGTCCGCCATGCTCGCCGGCGAAGGCAGCCGCGTCGCCGTCCTCGCCCGCATCTGCGCCGACCCCAAGGATGCCCGCCTGACCTGGCGCAATGCCCCGAGCGATCCGGCCGGCTATGCCCACGAGCTCTACGCCAACCTGCGCGACCTCGACGCCTGCGGCGCAGACTTCATCGTCGTCGAGGTACTGCCCGAGACCCTCGACTGGCAAGCCATCACCGACCGCCTCGGCCGCGCGGCCGTGGGTTCGGGTGACGGCGAAGATCCGCTGCTTGAACGTGATGAAACCTGA